The following nucleotide sequence is from Coriobacteriia bacterium.
GATAAGACGACGATCGTACTGGCGCCGCTCGTTGCCGCGTGCGGCGTTCCCGTCGCGAAGATGAGCGGCAGGGGTCTCGGGCACACGGGCGGGACCCTGGACAAGCTCGAGTCGATCCCGGGATTCTCGGTGGTCCTCGAGCCCGACGCGTTCGCGCGGCAGGTCGCGGAGGTGGGATGCGCCGTGATCGCGCAGCTCGACGACGTGGACCCGGCGGACAAGATGCTCTACGCATTGCGCGACGTGACTGCGACGGTGCCTTCCGTACCGCTCATCGTGGGTTCGATCATCTCGAAGAAGGTCGCGGGAGGCGCTCGCGCCATCCTGCTCGACGTCAAGGTCGGCTCGGGCGCCTTCATGAAGACGGAGGAGGACGGTCGCACGCTCGCGCGCGAGCTCAAGCGCGTCGGCGAAGCGCTCGGAAGGCGCGTCCGCTGCGTGCTCTCCGACATGGACCAGCCCCTCGGGATGTGCGTGGGGAACGCTCTCGAGGTACGCGAGGCCATCGCGACGCTTCGGGGTGAAGGCCCTGCGGACCTCACGACGCTGTGCGTCGAGCTCGCGGCGCGCATGGTCGCGATGGCCGGCGGCGCGCGGGATGTGGACGCGGGACGCGTGCTGGCCGCCAAGGCGCTGGGTGACGGAGACGCCCTGGAGCGGTTCGAGCGCTGGGTCGGGGCGCAGGGAGGCGACCCTGGGGTCGCCGACGACACGAGCCTGCTGCCGCTTTCGCCGCTGGAGCGCATGGTGGTCGCGCCGTCCGGGGGATCCGTCTCCGGATTCGATGCGGAAGGCGTGGGCCGCGCCGCTCTCGCGCTCGGCGCCGGCCGGACCGTGAAGGACGGACCCATCGACCGCGGAGCGGGGATCCGGCTGCATGCGAAGACGGGTGACGAGATCGCGGCGGGTGACGCTCTAGCCACGGTGTATGCGTCGTCGGAAGCGGCGATCGAGGACGGTGTCGGCCGTTTCCTCTCGGCGGTGCAGATATCTGAGGCCCTCACGCCCCGCGGGCCCCTCTTCCAGGACGTGTGAACCCAGCGTGCGCCTCGTCGTCGGCCACGCGAACCCGGACTTCGACGCCTACGCGGCGACGATCGCCGCGACACGTCTCTACCCGGGCGCGAAGGCGGTGTTCCTGGGATCGCAGAACACCAACGTGCGACAGTTCCACAACCTACACGAGGACCTGTTCGACTTCGTCGACCTGAAGACGCTCGACCCCGCGGAGGTCGACGGTCTTGTGATGGTCGACACCCGCGACCCGTCGCGCATCGG
It contains:
- a CDS encoding thymidine phosphorylase; amino-acid sequence: MLTFEELIEVKRDGRKHAVEEIERLVHGFVGGEMPDYQMAAWLMAAYLRGLDADETVWLTDAMARSGRTIDLGSVPGTPVDKHSTGGVGDKTTIVLAPLVAACGVPVAKMSGRGLGHTGGTLDKLESIPGFSVVLEPDAFARQVAEVGCAVIAQLDDVDPADKMLYALRDVTATVPSVPLIVGSIISKKVAGGARAILLDVKVGSGAFMKTEEDGRTLARELKRVGEALGRRVRCVLSDMDQPLGMCVGNALEVREAIATLRGEGPADLTTLCVELAARMVAMAGGARDVDAGRVLAAKALGDGDALERFERWVGAQGGDPGVADDTSLLPLSPLERMVVAPSGGSVSGFDAEGVGRAALALGAGRTVKDGPIDRGAGIRLHAKTGDEIAAGDALATVYASSEAAIEDGVGRFLSAVQISEALTPRGPLFQDV